The DNA window GATCAGGGCTATCGCGAGGTGACGCTGCTGGGGCAGAACGTCGATTCCTACAAATGGCGGGGCACGGAAGATACGGTTCAGGAGATTGGCGAGCCGGGCGAACCCGTTTTGCCGACGGCTGATACGGTCACGTTCGCCAAATTGCTCGAACTCGTTGCTCAGATTCACCCCGACCTGCGGGTTCGTTTTTCGACCTCGCACCCCAAAGACATTACCGACGACGTATTGTACACGATGGCGCGGTACGACAACATCTGCAACTACATCCACCTGCCCGCCCAAAGCGGCAACAGCCGGGTGCTGAAGCTGATGAACCGCACCTACGACCGGCCCTGGTACGAAGACAAGATCCGGAGCATCCGCCGGATTCTGGGCGACGACTGCGGCATATCGACCGACATGATTTCGGGTTTCTGCACCGAGACGGAAGAAGAGCATCAGGACTCGCTGTCGCTGATGGATTTCGCCCAGTACGACTACGCCTATATGTTCGCTTACTCAGAGCGGCCCGGCACGCTGGCGGCCAAGAAATACGCGGATGACATTCCCGAAGACGTCAAAAAACGGCGGCTGAATGAGATCATCGCCAAACAGCTTACCCACTCGGCCGCCCGCAATCAGCGGCACGTTGGTCAGGTGCAGCGCGTACTGATCGAAGGGCCTTCCAAACGGTCGGATGCAGACCTTTGCGGTCGTAACGATCAAAACAAAATGGTCGTTTTCCCGCGTGGCGACTGGCAAAAAGGGCAGTACGTCAACGTATTGGTTACAGAATGCACATCGGCCACGCTGCGGGGCGAAGTAGTTTAGTATCTACGGTATACGGTTTTCGGTTTATGGTTTACGGGTGGCTGACGCGTACCGGGAGCTGACTACTGAAAACCGGGAACCGTAAATAGAAAGCAGATCTGAATGAACAATCAGGAAATACAGTCCGTCAAGCAACGGTTCGGGATCATAGGCAGTGCACCCGCCCTAAACTACGCCATCAACGTAGCCATGCAGGTAGCCGCCACTGACCTGACCGTGCTGATAACGGGGGAAAGTGGCAGCGGTAAAGAATCGTTTTCCAAGATTATCCATAGCCTGAGTGCCCGAAAGCACGGTCAGTTTATTGCGATCAACTGCGGAGCTATTCCCGAAGGCACAATCGATTCGGAGCTGTTTGGCCACGAAAAAGGCTCGTTTACGGGTGCTGTCGATTCGCGCAAAGGCTATTTCGAAACAACTAACGGCGGCACCATCTTCCTCGATGAAATCGGCGAGATGCCCCTCGGTACCCAGGCCCGGCTGCTCCGCGTGCTCGAAAACGGTGAGTTTATCCGGGTAGGTTCGTCGAAAACGCAGAAAACCGACGTGCGCGTCGTGGCAGCGACCAATGTCAACCTGATCGACGCTGTCGAGAAAGGCAAATTCCGGGAAGACCTGTATTACCGGCTCAACACCGTACCGATTTTTGTGCCGCCCCTGCGCGAACGCGGTGCCGACATCGAACTGCTGTTCCGCAAATTCACGACCGATTTTGCCGAACGCTACCGCATCAAGCCGCTGCAACTGACCGACGATGCCAAGCAGACGCTGGTGGCGTTTCCATTTCCGGGCAACATCCGACAGCTGAAAAATATTGCCGAGCAGGTGTCGATTCTGGAATCGGAGCAGAACAAGCCCATCGATTCGATGACCCTGTCGAAGTACCTGCCCCAACCCCAGCAGGCGCAGCAGCCCAATCGCGGATTGACTCTGTTTCCGCCGGGTGCCACGGGTAACGGTGCCGATAATTTTTCCGAGCGCGAATTACTCTACAAGGTGTTGTTCGACATGCGCCGGGACGTCAACGAACTCAAAAAGCTAGTGCGCGATGTGCTGGGCAACGATCAGGTCGACGGTCGTCAGGTATTGAACAACCACAAGGATCTGTTCGATTCGATTCCGACCGATGCCGACGCGTATGCCCCTGCCGAGCCATCGTCGGGCCGCTACCTGCCCTCCGCCAGTACGCCTGTACCCCGCAATACAGTCTCGCCCCCATCGGAAACGTACGGCTCGCATCCGCCGGTGCAGATTTACGATGAAACCGACGGCGACATCAACGACCTTACGGAAGTCGAAGATGTGACCCACGAAACCGCCGATGACGATTCGCTGTCGCTCGAACGACAGGAAAAAGAGATGATTCAGAAGGCGTTGCGTCGAAACAATAACAAGCGCAAGTATGCCGCGCAGGCGCTGGGCATCTCCGAACGTACACTTTACCGTAAAATCAAGCAGTATGAAATTGATGAAGAATAAGGCCCGGTATACTGCATACCTGTTGCTTCTCTTCTGTTCGCTGGTAACCAGCAGTTGCGGGGTATATTCGTTTACGGGCACTACCCTGTCGCCAACGATTAAAACGGTTACTGTCAACAACTTCGTGCTGGCAACGGCCGGTGGACCGGCAAACCTGCCGCTGACGTTCAACGAACGACTGAAGGAATATTACCAGCGATATACCAACCTGAAAGTCGTACCGGCCAACGGCGATCTGCTACTGGAGGGCAACATTACGGGTTACGAACTGATTCCGGTGGCCCCCACTGCCCAGGATCAGGCGGGCGTCAACCGGCTGCAAATCACGATTCTGGTGCGTTTTTACAACAACAAAGACGAAACCAAGAACTTCGAACAGCCTTTTTCGTTCTACCGGGATTTTCCCCAGAGCCAGACGCTGAGCCAGAACGAAAGCCGCCTTGTCCCGCAGATTCTGGATCAGATCGTACTCGACATCTTCAATAAAACAGCCGCCGACTGGTAGGTACAGCCCGCTTATCGCTTTGCCTGTTAGCCGATTTTTCGCCATTTTCGTGCGGTAACATACCTGCTAACCTCCCTCGCCCGTGACTCCCATCGACAAAGAAACATTCTCCTACTGGGTAACTCATCCCGACGATCTGACGGCTACCGATTTTGCGCAGCTCCAGGAAAGTATGGCTACATATCCGTACTGCCAGTCGCTGTATACCCTGACCGCCAAGGCCGCGTCCATCCATCAGAAGGGCCAAACCGTACCTTACGTCCGGCAGGCAGCCGCCTACGCGCTGAGCCGCAACGCCCTGCGGAAGCTGATCGACAATGAGTTTCAGTGGTCCGATAACCTACTGTCGCGGCTCAACGAGCTATCGGCCCGGCACGTACCCATCCCCGACGATTACCAGCAGGAGAGTTACGCGTTCTTCAAGTCGAAAGCGGGTCTGACGGGTGGCTTGCCCCGCCTGACGGTGCCCGGTGTGCGACTGGCCGATCAGCCGGAACAGCTGTTTGTCGACCCTACGCCCACGATCCCAACCCCGGAAGACCCCACGCTGTCGGAATCAACCCTGCGGCAGGAACTTACGCAGATTGCCGAAGCCCCGGCCACGCCCATCCTGACAGCGACCGAACTGGAACGACAGCGGCAGCTCGAACTGATTGATTCGTTTATTCAGAAAGAGCCCAGCATTTCGCGGATACAGCGCCGACCCGACGAGGAGCAGCAACAGGAAGATTTGGCCAAACGGACACCCAGCGGAGGGGGCGCGCTTGTCACCGAAAGTTTCGCCAGGATTTTGCTTAAGCAGGGTAAGGTCGAAAAGGCCCGCGAAATCTACCAGCAACTTATGCAGCGTAATCCGCAGAAAAATGCGTACTTTGCGGCAAAAATCGCTGAATTAGATGCTGGTAACGCATCGGCTACCTAGCGTTTGCCGCACCACACTAACTACAGTAACGAACGCATTTTAACTCGTAGAATTCTATTTTCATGTTAACGGCAACGATTGTCATTATTTGTATTCTTACCGTACTGCTCATTCTGATTGTGCTGATCCAGAACTCCAAAGGGGGCGGACTGGCCGGAGAATTCGGCGGATTGGGCTCTAATCAGCTGATGGGCGTCAAGAAAACGACCGATCTGCTGGAGCAAATCACCTGGGGGCTGGGTATAGGCGTAATGGTCCTGTCGTTGGCATCATACATCATGGTCGACCGGAATCAGACAGGTGTTATTAATAGCATCAACGTCGACCGGGCTCAGCAGCAGACGCTGCCGACAACGGCTCCTGCACCGGTTCCAGCCACTGGAGCGGCTAGTCCGGCTGCGTCGGGTGCTGCGCCAAGTCAGGCGGTTCCGGGTGCTGCTACGCCGGGCGCGTCGACCTCGGCCCTGACACCGCAGAAATAAGCTTTCGGTATTCGGTTTACGGTTTTCCGTATTACTTACAGCCACTTTCCATCCGGGAAGTGGCTGTGTTTTTGTGGGCTAGTGGTGTAGCCCGGACCTCCAGGTCCGGGTGGCCGTCAGGCCAATTGGTGCATGCGGCAGTTAATTGGTCGCTGACGCGCCCACCCGGACGTAGACGTCCAGGCCACACATCTGTGAACCGAAAACTGTAAACTGTATACCGAAAACCGTCACGCTACCGCTTGCGCGAGGAGTTGGTTGGCGATGGGAAGCAGCGTTTCGGCGACGGGTAGCGGCTGTTTGCTTTCCAACCGGAACGTGGCGGGATTGGGTAAATGCGTGTGTCGGCGGATGAGGTCAAGCTTGATGTTTTCGAGCGTATTGGCCAGCCCCTGCTGCACCGATTCGAGATACCGGAACCGCACGATACGGCCTCCCGGTACCTGACTGGCATATAGCGTAAGCCGAAACTGGTACACGTCCGTTTTTCGTTGCTGCGTCGCATACACAAACAGATAGCCTTCTTCCGGGCGTAATGGCAGCAGGCCCACCGGCTCCAGCGTTAGTGCCTGCGCGATGTCGGCCCAGCGTTGTTCACCCTCAGCAACAGCCTGCCGGAAACGGGGTAGTGCAAACGCGAGTGTGGCGTCAATCTCAGTCATGA is part of the Spirosoma rhododendri genome and encodes:
- the miaB gene encoding tRNA (N6-isopentenyl adenosine(37)-C2)-methylthiotransferase MiaB, which encodes MTLISELSILQPADKEEVDLLRTSPDEPAVGKKRLYIESYGCQMNFADSEIVASVMRNAGFATTSTAEDADLIFLNTCAIRENAEQKVRNRLKHLTGLKRQKPALLVGMLGCMAERLKTKLLEEEKVVDIVAGPDAYRDIPKLVEEAESGQKAVNVFLSREETYADIAPIRLNSNGVTAFVSIMRGCDNMCSFCVVPFTRGRERSRDPFSIVREAQDLFDQGYREVTLLGQNVDSYKWRGTEDTVQEIGEPGEPVLPTADTVTFAKLLELVAQIHPDLRVRFSTSHPKDITDDVLYTMARYDNICNYIHLPAQSGNSRVLKLMNRTYDRPWYEDKIRSIRRILGDDCGISTDMISGFCTETEEEHQDSLSLMDFAQYDYAYMFAYSERPGTLAAKKYADDIPEDVKKRRLNEIIAKQLTHSAARNQRHVGQVQRVLIEGPSKRSDADLCGRNDQNKMVVFPRGDWQKGQYVNVLVTECTSATLRGEVV
- a CDS encoding sigma-54 interaction domain-containing protein, with the protein product MNNQEIQSVKQRFGIIGSAPALNYAINVAMQVAATDLTVLITGESGSGKESFSKIIHSLSARKHGQFIAINCGAIPEGTIDSELFGHEKGSFTGAVDSRKGYFETTNGGTIFLDEIGEMPLGTQARLLRVLENGEFIRVGSSKTQKTDVRVVAATNVNLIDAVEKGKFREDLYYRLNTVPIFVPPLRERGADIELLFRKFTTDFAERYRIKPLQLTDDAKQTLVAFPFPGNIRQLKNIAEQVSILESEQNKPIDSMTLSKYLPQPQQAQQPNRGLTLFPPGATGNGADNFSERELLYKVLFDMRRDVNELKKLVRDVLGNDQVDGRQVLNNHKDLFDSIPTDADAYAPAEPSSGRYLPSASTPVPRNTVSPPSETYGSHPPVQIYDETDGDINDLTEVEDVTHETADDDSLSLERQEKEMIQKALRRNNNKRKYAAQALGISERTLYRKIKQYEIDEE
- the secG gene encoding preprotein translocase subunit SecG, which produces MLTATIVIICILTVLLILIVLIQNSKGGGLAGEFGGLGSNQLMGVKKTTDLLEQITWGLGIGVMVLSLASYIMVDRNQTGVINSINVDRAQQQTLPTTAPAPVPATGAASPAASGAAPSQAVPGAATPGASTSALTPQK
- the lptE gene encoding LPS assembly lipoprotein LptE yields the protein MLLFCSLVTSSCGVYSFTGTTLSPTIKTVTVNNFVLATAGGPANLPLTFNERLKEYYQRYTNLKVVPANGDLLLEGNITGYELIPVAPTAQDQAGVNRLQITILVRFYNNKDETKNFEQPFSFYRDFPQSQTLSQNESRLVPQILDQIVLDIFNKTAADW